From Saccharomyces paradoxus chromosome IX, complete sequence, one genomic window encodes:
- the KGD1 gene encoding alpha-ketoglutarate dehydrogenase KGD1 (Subunit of the mitochondrial alpha-ketoglutarate dehydrogenase complex~similar to YIL125W) — MLRLVSSQTCRYSSRRLLKTSLLKNASTVKIARRGLATTGTDNFLSTSNATYIDEMYQAWQKDPSSVHVSWDAYFKNMSNPKVPATSAFQAPPSISNFPQGTEAAPLGTAMTGSVDENVSIHLKVQLLCRAYQVRGHLKAHIDPLGISFGSNKNNPVPPELTLDYYGFNKHDLDKEINLGPGILPRFARDGKSKMTLKEIVDHLEKLYCSSYGVQYTHIPSKQKCEWLRERIEIPDPYQYTVDQKRQILDRLTWATSFESFLSTKFPNDKRFGLEGLESVVPGIKTLVDRAVELGVEDVVLGMAHRGRLNVLSNVVRKPNESIFSEFKGSSARDDIEGSGDVKYHLGMNYQRPTTSGKYVNLSLVANPSHLESQDPVVLGRTRALLHAKNDLKEKTKALGVLLHGDAAFAGQGVVYETMGFLTLPEYSTGGTIHVITNNQIGFTTDPRFARSTPYPSDLAKAIDAPIFHVNANDVEAVTFIFNLAAEWRHKFHTDAIIDVVGWRKHGHNETDQPSFTQPLMYKKIAKQKSVIDVYTEKLINEGTFSKKDIDEHKKWVWGLFEDAFEKAKDYVPSQREWLTAAWEGFKSPKELATEILPHEPTNVPENTLKELGKVLSSWPEGFEVHKNLKRILKNRGKSIETGEGIDWATGEALAFGTLVLDGQNVRVSGEDVERGTFSQRHAVLHDQQSEAIYTPLSTLNNEKADFTIANSSLSEYGVMGFEYGYSLTSPDYLVMWEAQFGDFANTAQVIIDQFIAGGEQKWKQRSGLVLSLPHGYDGQGPEHSSGRLERFLQLANEDPRYFPSEEKLQRQHQDCNFQVVYPTTPANLFHILRRQQHRQFRKPLALFFSKQLLRHPLARSSLSEFTEGGFQWIIEDVEHGKSIGTKEETKRLVLLSGQVYTALHKRRESLGDKTTAFLKIEELHPFPFAQLRDSLNSYPNLEEIVWCQEEPLNMGSWAYTEPRLHTTLKETDKYKDFKVRYCGRNPSGAVAAGSKSLHLAEEDAFLKDVFQQS, encoded by the coding sequence GAATATGTCCAACCCAAAGGTTCCTGCTACAAGCGCTTTTCAGGCTCCTCCTAGTATTAGTAACTTTCCTCAAGGTACCGAGGCAGCTCCATTAGGGACCGCGATGACTGGCTCTGTAGATGAAAATGTCTCCATACATTTGAAAGTGCAATTGCTATGTAGAGCTTATCAAGTGAGAGGTCATTTAAAAGCTCATATAGATCCTCTAGGTATCTCATTCGGTAGTAACAAAAATAACCCTGTTCCACCTGAATTGACCCTAGACTACTACGGCTTTAACAAACATGATCTcgataaagaaatcaaTCTTGGGCCCGGTATCCTCCCAAGATTTGCAAGGGACGGAAAATCTAAAATGACTTTGAAGGAGATTGTAGATCACTTAGAAAAGCTGTACTGTTCCTCTTATGGTGTGCAATACACACACATTCCATCCAAGCAAAAGTGTGAATGGTTGAGAGAGAGAATTGAGATTCCTGATCCTTACCAATATACAGTGGACCAAAAGAGACAAATCTTAGATAGATTAACATGGGCCACTTCCTTTGAATCATTCTTGTCTACGAAATTTCCAAACGATAAGAGATTCGGTTTAGAAGGTTTGGAAAGTGTTGTCCCAGGTATAAAAACTTTAGTCGATCGTGCTGTTGAGTTGGGTGTAGAGGATGTTGTTTTGGGTATGGCTCACCGTGGTAGATTAAACGTTTTATCCAACGTGGTCCGTAAACCAAATGAATCCATCTTTTCTGAATTCAAGGGTTCGAGCGCCCGCGATGATATCGAAGGTTCAGGTGATGTTAAGTACCATTTGGGTATGAACTACCAGAGACCAACTACCTCTGGTAAGTATGTTAATTTGTCGTTGGTGGCCAATCCATCTCACTTAGAGTCTCAAGATCCAGTTGTTCTTGGTAGAACCAGAGCTCTGTTGCACGCTAAAAACgatttgaaggaaaaaacaaaagccCTAGGCGTGTTGTTGCACGGTGATGCTGCTTTTGCTGGCCAGGGTGTTGTTTATGAAACCATGGGTTTCTTGACCTTACCAGAATACTCTACTGGTGGTACTATTCATGTTATTACAAACAACCAAATCGGGTTCACTACAGATCCAAGATTCGCAAGATCTACACCATATCCCTCCGATTTGGCCAAAGCCATTGACGCTCCAATCTTCCATGTCAATGCTAATGACGTGGAGGCTGTGACattcatcttcaatttaGCTGCAGAATGGAGACACAAATTTCACACCGATGCCATCATTGATGTTGTTGGTTGGAGAAAACATGGACACAACGAAACTGATCAGCCATCATTTACTCAACCATTAATGTATAAAAAAATCGCTAAACAAAAGTCCGTTATTGACGTCTatactgaaaaattgatcaaTGAAGGCactttttccaaaaaagaTATTGATGAGCACAAGAAATGGGTATGGGGCCTATTTGAAGATGCTTTCGAAAAGGCAAAGGATTACGTCCCATCTCAAAGAGAATGGTTAACTGCAGCTTGGGAAGGATTCAAATCTCCAAAGGAATTGGCCACTGAGATATTGCCACATGAACCAACTAATGTTCCTGAAAATACTCTAAAGGAACTAGGTAAGGTACTCTCCTCATGGCCTGAAGGTTTCGAAGTAcacaaaaatttaaaaagaattttgaaaaatagaGGTAAATCTATCGAGACAGGAGAAGGTATTGATTGGGCCACCGGTGAAGCCTTGGCATTTGGCACACTGGTTTTAGATGGCCAGAATGTGAGGGTTTCCGGTGAAGATGTGGAAAGAGGTACATTTTCTCAACGTCATGCAGTCTTGCATGATCAACAATCTGAAGCCATTTACACACCGCTAAGCACTttgaataatgaaaaggCCGATTTCACGATTGCAAATTCCTCGTTGTCTGAATATGGTGTAATGGGTTTTGAATATGGTTATTCGTTAACCTCTCCAGATTATTTAGTCATGTGGGAGGCTCAATTCGGTGATTTTGCGAATACAGCGCAAGTTATTATTGACCAATTTATTGCTGGTGGtgaacaaaaatggaagcAACGTTCTGGTTTAGTTCTGTCTTTGCCTCATGGTTACGACGGTCAAGGACCAGAACATTCATCTGGTAGATTAGAAAGATTCTTGCAACTGGCCAATGAAGACCCAAGATATTTCCCATCGGAGGAAAAACTGCAAAGACAACATCAGGATTGTAATTTCCAGGTCGTCTATCCAACCACTCCAGCTAACTTATTCCATATTTTAAGGAGACAACAACATCGTCAATTCCGTAAACCATTAGCGTTATTCTTCTCTAAACAACTGCTGCGTCACCCATTGGCCAGATCATCTCTCTCTGAGTTCACTGAAGGAGGATTCCAATGGATTATTGAAGATGTTGAACATGGTAAGAGCATTGGTACGAAAGAGGAAACGAAGAGACTAGTTTTGCTGAGTGGCCAAGTATACACAGCTCTACATAAAAGACGTGAAAGTCTGGGTGATAAGACCACTGCTTTCTTAAAGATTGAAGAGCTACACCCATTCCCATTTGCTCAACTACGTGATTCGTTGAACTCTTATCCAAACCTGGAGGAAATTGTTTGGTGCCAAGAAGAGCCATTGAACATGGGTTCATGGGCATACACAGAACCACGCTTACACACTACATTGAAAGAAACGGATAAATATAAGGATTTCAAGGTGAGATACTGTGGCAGAAACCCAAGTGGTGCTGTTGCCGCCGGTAGCAAATCGCTACATTTGGCCGAAGAAGATGCCTTCTTGAAAGATGTTTTCCAACAATCCTAA
- the AYR1 gene encoding acylglycerone-phosphate reductase (Bifunctional triacylglycerol lipase and 1-acyl DHAP reductase~similar to YIL124W): MSQLQSQPKKIAVVTGASGGIGYEVTKELAKNGYMVYACARRLEPMEQLTFQFGNDSVKPYKLDISKPEEIVTFAGFLRTNLPEGKLDLLYNNAGQSCTFPALDATDAAVEQCFQVNVFGHINMCRELSKFLIKAKGTIVFTGSLAGVVSFPFGSIYSASKAAIHQYARGLHLEMKPFGVRVINAITGGVATDIADKRPLPETSVYNFPEGRDAFNSRKTMAKDNKPMPANAYAKQLVKDILSTSDPVDVYRGTFANIMRFVMIFVPYWLLEKGLSKKFKLDKVNNALKLKQKNKDD, translated from the coding sequence ATGTCGCAATTACAATCACAacctaaaaaaattgccgTAGTTACGGGTGCCTCAGGTGGTATTGGGTATGAGGTAACGAAGGAATTAGCCAAGAATGGGTATATGGTTTATGCATGTGCAAGAAGATTAGAACCAATGGAACAATTAACCTTTCAATTTGGCAACGATAGTGTTAAACCATACAAATTGGATATTTCTAAGCCAGAAGAAATTGTAACATTTGCTGGCTTTTTGCGAACTAATTTACCTGAAGGTAAATTGGATTTATTGTACAACAATGCCGGTCAGAGTTGTACTTTCCCAGCATTGGACGCAACTGATGCTGCAGTGGAGCAATGCTTTCAGGTCAACGTGTTTGGCCACATTAACATGTGCCGCGAACTGTCGAAATTCCTTATCAAAGCTAAAGGAACCATTGTTTTCACTGGTTCCCTGGCAGGTGTTGTTTCATTCCCCTTCGGCAGTATTTATTCAGCTTCTAAAGCTGCAATCCACCAATATGCTCGTGGGCTTCATCTTGAAATGAAGCCTTTTGGTGTGAGAGTAATTAACGCCATTACTGGTGGTGTCGCTACGGATATTGCTGATAAGAGGCCCCTGCCTGAAACTTCGGTATACAACTTCCCTGAAGGTAGGGATGCCTttaattcaagaaaaaccaTGGCCAAGGACAACAAGCCCATGCCAGCTAATGCGTACGCAAAGCAGCTGGTTAAAGACATCTTGAGCACTAGTGACCCAGTAGATGTATACAGGGGCACATTTGCCAACATTATGCGTTTCGTCATGATATTTGTTCCTTACTGGCTACTGGAGAAAGGTCTTTCTAAGAAATTTAAATTGGACAAAGTCAATAAtgctttgaaattgaaacaaaagaacaagGACGATTAG
- the SIM1 gene encoding putative glucosidase SIM1 (Protein of the SUN family (Sim1p, Uth1p, Nca3p, Sun4p)~similar to YIL123W) has translation MKFSTAVTTLISSGAIVSALPHVDVHQEDAHQHKRAVAYKYVYETVVVDSDGHTVTPAAAETASATAVAATVAVTTTSVLAPTSSEAAADSSASIAVSSAVLAKNEKFSNAATSATVLTPQGTSSSSSRAEALESSSASSSSSQEAASTSTVASTSSATQSSASSSVAKSSTSSSSTSQSTSTSSSSSGSGSIYGDLADFSGPSEKFKDGTISCDKFPSGQGVISIDWIGEGGWSGVENTDTSTGGSCKEGSYCSYSCQPGMSKTQWPSDQPSDGRSVGGLLCKNGYLYRSNTDADYLCEWGVDAAYVVSKLSKGVAICRTDYPGTENMVIPTYVEGGSSLPLTVVDQDTYFTWEGKKTSAQYYVNNAGVSVEDGCIWGTSGSGIGNWAPLNFGAGSTGGVTYLSLIPNPNNSDALNYNVKIVAADDSSNVIGECVYENGEFSGGADGCTVSVTSGKAHFVLYN, from the coding sequence ATGAAATTCTCAACTGCCGTTACTACATTGATTAGTTCTGGTGCCATCGTGTCTGCTTTACCACACGTGGATGTACACCAAGAAGATGCCCACCAGCACAAAAGGGCCGTTGCGTACAAATACGTTTACGAGACTGTTGTTGTCGACTCTGATGGCCACACGGTCACTCCTGCTGCTGCAGAAACAGCTTCCGCTACCGCCGTCGCCGCCACCGTTGCAGTCACTACAACATCTGTTTTGGCTCCAACCTCCTCTGAAGCCGCTGCGGACAGCTCGGCTTCCATTGCGGTTTCATCTGCAGTTCTGGCTAAGAATGAAAAGTTCTCTAATGCGGCTACATCTGCCACTGTCTTGACACCTCAAGGGACATCGTCCTCGTCTTCTAGAGCAGAAGCTCTAGAAAGTAGCtctgcttcttcatcatcctccCAAGAAGCCGCCTCAACATCTACTGTCGCGtcaacttcttctgctACCCAATCTAGTGCTTCTTCATCTGTCGCTAAATCTAGCacttcctcttcttccacTTCGCAATCTACTTCCActtcctcatcttcttctggcagtggtagtaTCTATGGTGATTTGGCCGACTTTTCAGGTCCAAGTGAGAAATTCAAAGACGGTACTATCTCCTGTGACAAATTCCCATCTGGTCAAGGTGTCATTTCTATTGACTGGATAGGTGAGGGTGGATGGTCTGGTGTTGAGAACACCGACACTTCCACTGGTGGTTCATGTAAGGAGGGGTCTTACTGTTCCTACTCATGCCAACCGGGTATGTCCAAGACCCAATGGCCATCCGATCAGCCATCTGACGGTAGATCTGTCGGGGGCTTGTTGTGTAAAAACGGTTATTTGTACCGTTCAAACACTGATGCCGATTACTTATGTGAATGGGGTGTCGATGCCGCCTATGTGGTTTCTAAATTAAGTAAGGGTGTTGCCATTTGCAGAACCGACTACCCAGGTACTGAAAACATGGTTATCCCAACCTATGTTGAAGGTGGTAGCTCTTTGCCATTGACCGTTGTCGACCAAGATACCTACTTTACTTGGGAAGGAAAGAAGACATCTGCTCAATATTACGTTAATAACGCCGGCGTCTCAGTGGAGGATGGGTGTATCTGGGGTACTTCTGGTTCAGGTATCGGTAACTGGGCACCATTAAACTTTGGTGCTGGTTCCACTGGTGGAGTAACGTATTTGTCATTGATTCCTAATCCAAACAACAGCGACGCATTAAACTACAACGTCAAGATAGTTGCTGCAGATGATTCATCTAATGTCATTGGTGAATGTGTTTACGAAAACGGTGAGTTCTCTGGCGGAGCTGACGGGTGTACTGTTTCTGTTACTTCCGGTAAGGCTCATTTTGTCTTATACAATTAA
- the POG1 gene encoding Pog1p (similar to YIL122W) gives MKQEPHKQSEEKEKPKGPMATEGEQHTSLSSGTTVTASTEDERTNRRPAGSSQTGKSISLRIRILRQLGIDDIQELDASDTGLVEQFLNVRLINDTKELEKIRESNLTKLNQIIDKCVESDKISDLTLNKILEMSMNRDTNNDNNNHLTIPSPVMTKKRKINASELASPRGHRRYRSDIPTVSEVETGVSYPQMHQQPGAYTLPMPANQWMNNPYMQPPQPQVQQIMPQYLYPPGMGPQAQLPTMNSNSESQTPVMSSQFLSLNQHGLYQQNMGAHPVMSMGPQANIYGQQQQQQPSQERDQSRKSFSHRRSQSANISMANFRSPMRNPQAASSQRPVNFLIHTPKHPPPT, from the coding sequence ATGAAGCAGGAGCCACATAAACAATccgaagaaaaagagaagccGAAAGGACCAATGGCTACCGAAGGAGAACAACACACCTCATTGTCTTCCGGTACTACTGTGACAGCTAGTACAGAGGACGAGAGGACCAACAGGAGGCCGGCAGGCTCATCACAAACAGGAAAGTCTATATCGCTACGAATAAGAATATTGAGACAACTTGGGATTGACGATATTCAAGAACTAGACGCAAGTGATACCGGCCTAGTGGAGCAATTTTTAAATGTACGATTGATAAACGACACAAAAGAACTAGAAAAGATACGCGAGTCGAATCTTACGAAACTAAAccaaattattgataaatgtGTGGAAAGTGACAAAATCAGTGATTTGACATTAAACAAGATTCTTGAGATGTCCATGAATAGAGATACAAATAATGACAACAATAATCATCTTACGATACCGTCCCCGGTAATGACAAAGAAACGTAAGATAAATGCATCCGAACTAGCAAGTCCACGAGGCCATAGAAGATACAGATCTGACATACCTACAGTGTCAGAAGTGGAGACAGGGGTCAGTTACCCTCAAATGCATCAGCAACCAGGCGCATACACCTTACCTATGCCTGCAAATCAGTGGATGAATAACCCATATATGCAACCCCCGCAGCCACAAGTGCAGCAGATAATGCCGCAGTATTTGTATCCGCCAGGGATGGGTCCACAAGCACAACTGCCCACAATGAACTCAAACTCTGAGTCCCAGACTCCAGTGATGAGCTCACAATTTCTCTCATTGAATCAGCATGGCCTTTACCAACAAAACATGGGTGCTCACCCCGTAATGAGTATGGGTCCACAGGCAAATATATACGggcagcagcaacagcagcaaccTAGCCAAGAACGAGATCagtcaagaaaaagttttagTCATAGAAGGTCACAAAGTGCCAACATTTCCATGGCAAATTTTAGGTCGCCCATGCGAAATCCCCAGGCGGCTTCATCTCAAAGACCCGTCAACTTTCTCATTCATACACCAAAACATCCTCCTCCGACATGA
- the QDR2 gene encoding cation transporter (Plasma membrane transporter of the major facilitator superfamily~similar to YIL121W) — MAGPTSSIMLENDFEDELAESMQSYNKETTDKLALHRTKSVNLEPEITAPPHSRFSRSFKTVLIAQCAFTGFFSTIAGAIYYPVLSVIERKFDIDEQLVNVTVVVYFVFQGLAPTFMGGFADSLGRRPVVLVAIIIYCGACIGLACAQTYAQIIVLRCLQAAGISPVIAINSGIMGDITTRAERGGYVGYVAGFQVLGSAFGALIGAGLSSRWGWRAIFWFLAIGSGICFLASFLLLPETKRNISGNGSVTPKSYLNRAPILALPIVRKSLHLDNPDYETLERPTQLNLLAPFKILKAYEICILMLIAGLQFAMYTTHLTALSTALSKQYRLSVAKVGLCYLPSGICTLCSIVIAGRYLNWNYRGRLKNYQNWLDKKRSKLLEEHDNDPNVVQSIIENDPKYTFNIFRARLQPAFVTLILSSSGFCAYGWCITVKAPLAAVLCMSGFASLFSNCILTFSTTLIVDLFPTKTSTATGCLNLFRCILSAVFIAALSKMVEKMKYGGVFTFLGALTSSSSILLFILLRQGKELAFKRKNQELGVKQEAKLLETKEDVPFDRFTTEEEELE, encoded by the coding sequence ATGGCAGGGCCAACTTCAAGTATAATGTTAGAGAATGATTTCGAGGATGAGCTTGCGGAGAGTATGCAGTCATacaataaagaaactaCAGATAAGTTGGCTCTACACAGAACCAAGAGTGTAAATCTAGAACCGGAGATCACAGCTCCCCCTCATTCACGCTTTTCCCGTTCTTTCAAGACGGTGTTAATAGCTCAGTGCGCTTTCACTGGGTTTTTCTCTACTATAGCAGGTGCCATCTACTATCCCGTTCTGAGTGttatagaaagaaaattcgaCATTGACGAGCAACTGGTGAACGTCACTGTTGTAGTGTATTTTGTATTTCAGGGTCTTGCTCCCACATTCATGGGCGGGTTTGCGGATTCGCTAGGTAGGAGACCAGTTGTGCTTGTCGCAATTATCATTTATTGCGGTGCCTGCATCGGTCTTGCTTGTGCTCAAACATACGCTCAAATCATTGTACTACGGTGTCTACAAGCAGCCGGTATTTCACCTGTGATTGCGATCAATAGCGGAATTATGGGCGATATTACCACAAGAGCCGAGCGCGGTGGGTACGTTGGATATGTGGCTGGATTTCAAGTGCTAGGTTCTGCGTTCGGAGCGCTTATCGGTGCTGGGTTATCATCTAGATGGGGATGGAGAGCCATCTTTTGGTTCTTAGCAATTGGGTCTGGCATTTGCTTTTTAGCCTCGTTTCTGTTATTACCAGAAACAAAGAGAAACATATCAGGAAATGGTTCTGTGACCCCAAAATCATACTTAAATAGAGCACCAATTCTTGCCTTACCAATAGTAAGAAAATCATTGCATTTGGATAATCCAGATTACGAAACTTTGGAACGGCCCACGCAACTAAATTTATTGGCGCCattcaagattttgaaagcTTATGAAATTTGCATACTTATGCTAATTGCGGGATTACAATTTGCCATGTATACCACTCACCTTACAGCGTTATCCACAGCTTTAAGTAAACAATATCGCTTGAGTGTTGCAAAAGTAGGATTATGTTACCTTCCCTCCGGTATTTGCACTTTATGTAGTATTGTCATTGCTGGAAGATATTTGAATTGGAATTACAGGGGAAGATTAAAAAACTATCAAAATTGGTTGGACAAGAAGAGATCAAAGCTTTTAGAGGAACACGACAACGACCCTAATGTGGTGCAGAGTATTATAGAGAATGACCCCAAGTACACCTTTAACATCTTTAGGGCGAGATTGCAACCTGCATTTGTCACCTTAATATTAAGTAGTAGCGGATTTTGTGCATATGGCTGGTGTATTACCGTGAAAGCTCCCTTAGCGGCGGTTCTTTGCATGAGCGGATTTGCGTCGCTCTTCTCCAATTGCATTTTGACTTTTTCAACCACCCTAATTGTTGACCTTTTTCCTACAAAGACATCTACAGCTACAGGATGTTTAAACCTTTTCAGATGCATTTTGTCTGCTGTGTTTATAGCTGCATTGAGTAAAATGgtagaaaaaatgaaatacGGAGGTgtttttacatttttgggGGCTTTAACCTCCTCCTCGTCAatacttttatttattctcTTGAGACAAGGTAAAGAATTAGCTTTCAAGAGGAAAAATCAAGAACTGGGCGTAAAACAAGAAGCAAAGCTTCTTGAAACAAAGGAAGATGTTCCTTTTGATCGCTTCACTACcgaggaagaagaattggaGTGA
- the QDR1 gene encoding multidrug transporter (Multidrug transporter of the major facilitator superfamily~similar to YIL120W) — protein sequence MGKQQIAVMPNAYMLRDEHEKSNRAGEDRLGLDLMDNNDTEISSPHSEVDNESNLNTVPYSRFSHNQKMLLVVQCAFTGFFSTVAGSIYYPVLTIIERKFNITEESANFTIVVYFIFQGLAPSIMGGLADTFGRRPVVLWAILTYFCACIGLACSHDYAQILALRCLQAAGISPVIAINSGIMGDVTTKVERGGYVGLVAGFQVVGTAFGALIGAGLSSRWGWRAIFWFLAIGSGICLVFSTLLLPETKRTLVGNGSVTPKSFLNRSLILHVDAVRKTLHLDEPDLDALEPRTKVDFLASLKILHIREIDILLSIAGLQFSTWTTHQTALTTVLSKKYKLSVSKIGLCFLPAGISTLTSIISAGRYLNWSYRTRKVKYNRWIKEQELQLMEQYKGDQNKVAESIHSNSHYTFNLVEARLHPAFVTLLFSSIGFTAFGWCISVKAPLAAVLCTSAFASLFSNCILTFSTTLIVDLFPSKASTATGCLNLFRCLLSAIFIAALTKMVEKMKYGGVFTFLSAMTSSSSFLLFYLLKNGKQLSFDRIRANDKSAERSAGKNSEKVPT from the coding sequence ATGGGCAAACAACAAATTGCTGTAATGCCTAATGCATATATGCTTAGGGATGAACACGAAAAATCGAATAGGGCTGGCGAGGACAGATTGGGCTTAGATCTCATGGATAATAATGACACCGAAATATCCAGTCCTCATTCTGAAGTAGATAATGAATCAAATCTTAATACGGTGCCCTATTCAAGGTTCAGTCATAACCAAAAAATGCTTCTTGTCGTTCAGTGCGCCTTCACtggctttttttcaacCGTGGCAGGGTCCATCTACTATCCTGTGCTTACTATTATTGAGAGGAAATTTAACATTACTGAAGAGTCAGCTAATTTCACTATTGTggtttattttatcttccaAGGGCTGGCACCTTCAATCATGGGTGGTTTAGCTGATACATTTGGAAGGCGGCCTGTTGTATTATGGGCAATCTTAACCTACTTCTGTGCTTGCATTGGACTGGCATGTTCACATGATTATGCTCAAATCCTGGCTCTGAGGTGTTTACAAGCAGCAGGTATTTCTCCCGTTATCGCAATAAATAGTGGAATAATGGGAGATGTAACGACAAAGGTAGAGAGGGGTGGTTATGTTGGATTAGTTGCAGGCTTCCAAGTCGTCGGGACTGCATTCGGTGCATTGATTGGTGCCGGTTTATCATCGAGGTGGGGTTGGAGGGcaattttttggtttctgGCTATTGGTTCCGGAATTTGTCTAGTTTTTTCGACTCTATTGTTGCCAGAAACAAAGAGGACTTTGGTGGGAAACGGTTCCGTAACACCGAAgtcttttttgaataggTCTTTAATATTACATGTTGATGCTGTAAGAAAAACGCTACATTTAGATGAGCCTGATTTGGACGCGTTAGAACCACGCACTAAAGTAGACTTTTTGGCatctttaaaaattttgcacATACGAGAAAtagatattttattgtctATCGCTGGCCTGCAATTTTCCACGTGGACCACTCATCAAACAGCTTTAACAACTGTATTGagcaaaaaatacaaattatcagtttcaaaaattggtcTTTGCTTTTTACCTGCAGGAATTTCAACACTGACAAGCATTATCTCGGCTGGTCGATATTTAAATTGGAGCTATAGAACAAGGAAGGTTAAGTATAACAGATGGAttaaagaacaagaattgCAGCTGATGGAGCAATATAAAGGTGACCAAAATAAAGTAGCGGAATCTATTCACTCAAATTCTCACTATACGTTCAATTTGGTAGAAGCAAGGTTGCATCCAGCATTTGTGACACTTCTCTTCAGTAGCATTGGCTTTACCGCATTTGGGTGGTGTATTTCGGTGAAAGCTCCTCTCGCTGCCGTTTTGTGCACAAGTGCATTTGCaagtttgttttcaaattgtaTTTTAACTTTCTCTACTACTTTGATTGTGGATCTCTTTCCATCTAAGGCTTCTACTGCAACAGGTTGCTTAAATTTATTTAGATGTCTTTTATCCGCAATTTTCATTGCGGCACTGACTAAGATGGTCGAGAAGATGAAGTATGGTGGTgtttttacatttttgaGTGCCATgacttcatcttcgtcctttttattattttatcttctgaAGAATGGGAAACAACTATCGTTCGATAGGATTAGGGCAAATGATAAGTCGGCTGAAAGGTCGGCTGGtaaaaattctgaaaaagttccgacatga